The DNA region cgtctccttcttcttgagaacGACCACTCTCTCCTCGCCGATGTAGCCGTGAAGAATGGGCATGCCCTCCGACTGAATACGCCATCTGCAGACCTCGGCCGAGGGGGCATCCTGCTTGACAAACATCTTCACACCACCGTGCACAAACTTGACCTGGCGGCCTTCGTTCAGAGACAAAATGTCACGGACAAGGGCAGAGGTGTAGTAAATGGCCTTGGCGGGCTCGCCCATGGCGTTGCGCACCATGTACCGATCGGTGGGGAAGCGATCTGAGATCTTGTAAAACTTGGTGACGTCCTTGATGACCTCGTGATCGGGAGAGAGGTACTTGAACGGCTCCTCGTATGGGCCCATACCTTGTCTGACCTTGCGATCGGGCACCGCCTCAGTAGTAGTGGCAGGAGTGGCAACAGCGGGGGTGGTCGACTCGGAAGgctgctcctcagccttgactTCGTCCTCGGGGGCTTCTTCAGTCTTGGTGACCTCAggctcggcctccttgagctcctcagCCGCGACGGCCTCAGCAGCGACTTCAGGGACGGGTTCCGGAACAGGAACAGGGAGCTCCTCGACTGGGGTAATCTCATCCTGGACGgtctcctcttcaaccttgagcttcttgacgCTGGAgtcatccttctcctcgttctcctcctccagggGCCTCTTGGTAGCGCCGCTGGACTGGCCATTAGTCCTGGCCACAGGAGGCTGCTTTCTGTTCTCCTCGGGCTTGGCCTTgaactcggccttcttgtgGAGAGCAGTGATGAAGAAGCCACCGGTATCCTGCTGGTGGGGATAGACACGCATGCAGCGGTCGAGAGGGAGGTCAGCACAGTCGCTGCCCTCGGCAGGGGGGAACATGGACTCGACGAGACGACTGGGAGTGACACCATCCTCGGTGGACTTGGTGtactcctcgacctcctgcCATGTGTTCCACAAGCGCTCAGACTTGTCCATGATCTGCCACTTCCTCATGCCGGGCTTGCGCTGGAGACCAGGAAGCTCATTGCTGCAGTCGAGGATATCAATCTTGTCGGGACCGCCGCATCTCTCAATGGCAGCGGCAACAACGGACTCGTTCTCGACGGGGTTCATGGAGCAGGTCGAGTAGACGACCCGACCGCCTGGCTTGAGCATCTGCAGGGCACGGACGAGAATGCGGACCTGGGTAAGATGGAGACCCAAAGCGCTGCCGGGGGTCCAGTCCTTCCAGAGGTTGACATTCTTGCGAAGGGTGCCGTCACCGGAGCAGGGGACATCGGCAAGAATGCGGTCAAACTTGAGGTAGTTGGGCTTTGTTGGGTTCTCGGGGTTGGGAATTCTGAGGGCAGGATACATGGTGGCGTCGTGGTTGGTGACGATCATATTGGGCGATGAAAGACGTTTAAGCTGGTGGATAAGCATGTGGCTGCGCTTGTAATCGGCATCGTTGGCGATGAGCATGCCGGTGGCTCTGCCGTCGTCGCTGGGGTCGGCCTCGAGTCTGGCGGCCTCGTCCTCCTGCTTGTCCTCGGACTTGACGGCACCGTTGGCGTCGCCAGAAAAGCCGCTGATGACCTGGCGGATACGGGACTCCTCGCCGCGGTGAATCATCTCGAGAAGCTGAGCAGCCTTGCTACCGGGAGCAGCGCAAAGATCGAGCACAGTCATGCCGGGCTTGAGGTCCATGAGCAGAGGGGGGATCATGGAGACAACCTCCTGTCTGCTAATGTTGCCGACACTGGTCTCGGACACCAAGAAGCGCTGGAACTTGGCGAAGGGAGGGAATTTGCGAACGACGTTCTTGGGGGTGGTCATCATCCAGGCAAGGTCGTCGGGGTACCAAGGCACAACCTTGGGGGCTTCGACAATGACACCATCGTGGGTGATGCTTGTGATCTCGGGGATGTATCTCGTCTGAAGGAGGCGCTTG from Podospora pseudocomata strain CBS 415.72m chromosome 3, whole genome shotgun sequence includes:
- the NCL1 gene encoding tRNA (cytosine-5-)-methyltransferase ncl1 (EggNog:ENOG503NX4H; BUSCO:EOG09264FXB; COG:J), with the protein product MGRGNRGKRGGGRGGRGGRGGSRGGGRDGHRPYQTYPEVVKENKKLETYYNTLLKDLPEDEQTAFWAAYRRELPNSFRFAGSKGHALAVKRLLQTRYIPEITSITHDGVIVEAPKVVPWYPDDLAWMMTTPKNVVRKFPPFAKFQRFLVSETSVGNISRQEVVSMIPPLLMDLKPGMTVLDLCAAPGSKAAQLLEMIHRGEESRIRQVISGFSGDANGAVKSEDKQEDEAARLEADPSDDGRATGMLIANDADYKRSHMLIHQLKRLSSPNMIVTNHDATMYPALRIPNPENPTKPNYLKFDRILADVPCSGDGTLRKNVNLWKDWTPGSALGLHLTQVRILVRALQMLKPGGRVVYSTCSMNPVENESVVAAAIERCGGPDKIDILDCSNELPGLQRKPGMRKWQIMDKSERLWNTWQEVEEYTKSTEDGVTPSRLVESMFPPAEGSDCADLPLDRCMRVYPHQQDTGGFFITALHKKAEFKAKPEENRKQPPVARTNGQSSGATKRPLEEENEEKDDSSVKKLKVEEETVQDEITPVEELPVPVPEPVPEVAAEAVAAEELKEAEPEVTKTEEAPEDEVKAEEQPSESTTPAVATPATTTEAVPDRKVRQGMGPYEEPFKYLSPDHEVIKDVTKFYKISDRFPTDRYMVRNAMGEPAKAIYYTSALVRDILSLNEGRQVKFVHGGVKMFVKQDAPSAEVCRWRIQSEGMPILHGYIGEERVVVLKKKETLKKLLIEMFPKIAGDEYKKLEEIGERVRDIGLGCCVLRVEPEDPTDEDFNEHMALPLWKSFHSLNLMLPKEDRSAMLLRIYNDTTPIINMGIKKQLPEEDLKERKGEVVDEEMKDAEEVKQEGEEGEEVKAEDVEVPDAPAAEEVKEEVKEATA